A genomic segment from Paenibacillus sp. FSL K6-1096 encodes:
- a CDS encoding pitrilysin family protein: MDQGGATSRRLSSGLTIIHLPLAGLNTVSIGLLSGAGARLEAEDEIGSSRILEDWIWRREQKQEDIQDILTDFGANLKTSSNIEWTRHWTTVLCDQFEPVFELFLHDILEFDLCTNTFAASKEYTVTLASKRRLEPNAYVMDVLREKMSGGTTIGRSTAGLVEDMDKLDLPKVQNVYERLYAPNNCVVAVVGGIPKDRMGKLLDEIVEAGDVQNSPVVPQEESPSWQSCVHSIEQEGRLVHLGAALPCVSCSHPDFFAFAVLSQVLGGGDGSRLFESIRQKKGLAYQVRSSLMSFRDTGLLTFYLATGPNFVSWAASAIAGEIKQIRNNGISREEVNAAQNQLLNQMVLRSESTASRMNTLLTASWYPGYPGTLTAMEEAISSVTPKAIQSALMNVAPAAAMGLVTLGPVSASALVLD; encoded by the coding sequence ATGGATCAGGGCGGAGCAACCAGCCGGAGGTTAAGCAGTGGATTGACAATTATTCATCTTCCGTTAGCTGGCTTGAATACAGTATCGATAGGTCTGCTTTCGGGTGCTGGTGCAAGGCTGGAGGCAGAAGATGAAATAGGCAGCTCACGGATCCTTGAAGATTGGATATGGCGGCGGGAACAGAAGCAAGAGGATATCCAAGATATTTTAACCGATTTCGGGGCTAATTTGAAAACCTCGTCCAATATAGAATGGACACGTCACTGGACTACAGTGCTTTGTGATCAATTTGAGCCGGTTTTCGAACTGTTTTTACATGATATTCTGGAGTTTGATTTATGCACTAATACGTTTGCGGCCAGCAAGGAGTATACGGTAACGCTTGCCAGTAAACGCCGCCTGGAGCCGAATGCGTACGTAATGGATGTTTTGCGGGAGAAAATGTCCGGGGGTACAACCATTGGACGGTCAACTGCTGGACTAGTTGAAGATATGGACAAGTTAGATTTGCCTAAGGTACAGAACGTATATGAACGTCTTTATGCGCCAAATAATTGTGTGGTTGCTGTGGTTGGAGGCATTCCAAAGGATAGAATGGGGAAGCTGCTGGACGAAATCGTTGAAGCTGGCGATGTACAGAATTCACCGGTTGTTCCTCAGGAAGAATCTCCGTCCTGGCAATCCTGTGTGCATTCCATCGAACAGGAAGGCAGACTGGTTCATCTGGGAGCGGCGTTGCCCTGTGTATCATGCAGCCACCCTGATTTTTTTGCATTTGCTGTGTTATCACAGGTGCTGGGTGGAGGAGACGGCTCCAGACTTTTTGAGAGTATCCGTCAGAAAAAAGGATTGGCCTATCAGGTGCGAAGCAGCTTAATGTCTTTCAGGGATACTGGACTTCTGACCTTTTATTTGGCTACCGGACCCAATTTTGTGTCCTGGGCAGCCTCTGCCATCGCGGGGGAAATAAAGCAAATCAGGAATAACGGTATTAGCAGGGAAGAGGTTAATGCCGCCCAGAACCAGCTGTTAAACCAGATGGTACTAAGGTCCGAGAGCACAGCTTCCAGAATGAACACATTGTTGACCGCTTCTTGGTATCCGGGGTACCCCGGGACGTTGACGGCCATGGAAGAGGCTATAAGTTCGGTTACTCCGAAGGCAATTCAATCCGCTCTAATGAATGTTGCCCCGGCTGCTGCAATGGGGCTGGTAACTTTGGGGCCGGTATCAGCTTCAGCGTTAGTATTGGATTAA
- a CDS encoding radical SAM protein, giving the protein MSTIAAIQDQFKAPFYLVWEITLLCNASCVHCYSGAGRRHPEELDTAEALSVVDQLAEAGVLLLGLSGGEALLRPDWMDIASRASSKGMMVSIGTNGAVINDEMCRRIIEAGVSGICVSIDGATAEVHEQVRGVKGLYDKAVSAIETLVKHGINVTVGYTPTRLNFRDGRSVVELAARLGANGVNLSEFIPTGRGDQALALTPNELRDVIVEWISMQQEYAGKLKIYWHDCRVALMLPSEQASQYIGCGAGYVTARITVNGDVTPCVTLPLTAGNLREQSFQDIWRHSPVLANIRDRTTRNEGNCGTCEHKFICGGCRSAALAYHNDASMGDPYCWVVPETVQV; this is encoded by the coding sequence ATGAGTACTATTGCAGCAATACAGGATCAGTTCAAAGCTCCGTTCTATCTGGTGTGGGAGATTACACTTTTGTGCAACGCCAGTTGTGTGCATTGCTATTCAGGCGCCGGCCGCCGTCATCCTGAAGAACTGGATACAGCAGAGGCTCTTTCCGTAGTTGATCAATTAGCAGAAGCCGGCGTCCTTCTGCTTGGACTCTCAGGGGGAGAAGCTCTGCTCAGGCCCGATTGGATGGACATTGCCTCCCGCGCTTCGTCAAAAGGGATGATGGTTTCAATCGGCACTAACGGAGCTGTGATTAATGATGAGATGTGCCGCCGGATCATTGAAGCCGGGGTTTCCGGCATCTGTGTCAGTATTGACGGAGCAACAGCGGAAGTTCATGAGCAGGTACGCGGTGTCAAAGGGCTATATGATAAGGCGGTTAGTGCTATTGAAACATTAGTGAAGCATGGGATTAATGTTACTGTCGGGTATACGCCGACCCGGCTTAATTTCAGGGATGGCCGAAGCGTCGTGGAATTGGCAGCCCGGCTTGGGGCAAACGGAGTAAATCTATCTGAGTTTATCCCCACAGGACGGGGAGATCAGGCATTGGCACTTACGCCCAATGAGCTCCGCGATGTAATTGTGGAGTGGATCTCCATGCAGCAGGAATATGCCGGAAAGCTGAAGATATATTGGCATGACTGCCGAGTTGCACTGATGCTGCCCTCAGAGCAGGCATCACAATATATAGGCTGCGGTGCAGGCTATGTTACCGCCCGTATAACTGTTAACGGTGATGTCACCCCTTGTGTAACCTTACCGCTCACAGCAGGCAACTTGCGTGAACAGAGCTTCCAGGACATCTGGAGACATTCGCCGGTCCTGGCAAATATTCGTGACAGGACAACAAGAAACGAAGGGAATTGCGGCACTTGTGAGCATAAGTTCATCTGTGGAGGATGCCGCTCAGCGGCATTAGCCTACCATAACGATGCTTCAATGGGTGATCCTTATTGTTGGGTAGTTCCTGAAACAGTTCAAGTTTAG
- a CDS encoding pitrilysin family protein, whose product MAYSQWKYPNGLNIITEDMPSMASVTVGFFVLSGAGHESLEQIGVAHALEHLLFRGSLLYPKGTMSPEFTQITGTMNAFTTWEYTCFYSRSTPEVLSEAFLPLMDMIRQPLLREEDFNLEQNIIRRELSRQLEEPRSRLTHALHQCVYPGRLGKLLIGHDEDILQLKAPDLREFHKRHYIPSNILLVISGRLEKCIGLDSCLQALEDWEESILPVELEQPLIAQPEVVNLTQKHSQLCYSLWAWSLPPLEDKEHYAVHLLCTLLGDDNYIGSRLYNKIVAPGFAQQITCVYTVLGGKGLFKIYGLTSAPQLEWIREKMLVELQQIKAGMITPREYNRAKQKVKTQMALDASGSHSRSVSIAQAWMRHKRMVPLSELLALIDQISIDDLQNIIAQYFSGREFFEIYG is encoded by the coding sequence ATGGCCTACTCACAGTGGAAATATCCAAATGGACTGAACATAATCACAGAGGATATGCCCTCAATGGCGAGTGTGACAGTCGGATTTTTTGTGTTAAGCGGGGCGGGACATGAGTCTTTGGAACAGATAGGTGTAGCACATGCGCTGGAGCATCTGCTCTTTAGAGGTTCTCTGCTCTATCCGAAGGGAACGATGAGTCCCGAGTTCACTCAAATAACAGGAACTATGAATGCTTTTACCACCTGGGAATATACTTGCTTCTACAGCCGCTCCACCCCTGAGGTATTGTCAGAAGCATTTCTACCATTAATGGACATGATTCGTCAGCCTCTATTACGGGAAGAGGATTTCAATCTGGAACAGAATATAATCCGCAGGGAATTATCAAGACAATTGGAGGAACCGAGGAGCAGACTGACTCATGCTCTCCATCAATGCGTGTATCCGGGGCGTCTTGGCAAGCTGCTGATTGGTCATGATGAAGATATCCTGCAACTGAAGGCTCCGGACCTGAGGGAATTTCACAAACGGCATTACATTCCATCAAATATCCTGCTGGTGATTTCAGGCAGGCTTGAGAAGTGCATCGGACTGGATTCCTGCCTGCAAGCCTTAGAGGATTGGGAGGAGTCTATACTTCCGGTTGAGCTTGAACAGCCGTTAATTGCACAACCTGAAGTGGTCAACCTTACGCAGAAGCATTCACAATTATGTTACTCCTTATGGGCCTGGAGTCTGCCGCCGTTAGAAGATAAAGAACATTACGCTGTCCATTTGTTATGTACCTTATTGGGGGACGATAATTATATCGGCTCAAGGCTCTACAATAAGATCGTCGCACCTGGATTTGCACAGCAGATCACCTGTGTATACACCGTATTAGGCGGCAAAGGGCTGTTCAAAATCTATGGTCTGACAAGCGCACCTCAGTTGGAGTGGATTCGAGAAAAGATGCTGGTGGAGCTGCAGCAGATAAAGGCCGGAATGATTACGCCACGCGAATATAACCGAGCCAAGCAAAAAGTTAAAACACAAATGGCTCTGGATGCTTCCGGATCCCACAGCCGTTCGGTTTCCATTGCGCAGGCTTGGATGCGTCATAAACGTATGGTTCCTCTAAGTGAACTTCTGGCGCTCATTGATCAGATTAGTATAGATGATCTTCAAAATATAATAGCACAGTACTTTAGCGGCAGGGAGTTCTTTGAAATCTACGGATGA
- a CDS encoding helix-turn-helix transcriptional regulator, producing MENGLSRTSLGEFLRSRRERLTPEEVGLASYGRRRIPGLRREEVAQLAHIGTSWYTSLEQGRSVNPSEEVLNNIARALRLTEDERQHLHLLARPVQQNGEADQRIPAGIERMIQALGPHPAFVLGRYWDVLMWNQAAELVFRLPSYGDTATERMNWVRYILTGLGSSVEGSGTGAKVLIAQFRADYARFPEDERFKQLIEEFMHNSQLFREIWPLHEVQAVADHHKRRYDPRIGEMEFEHVTLQPPGNPDLKVMIYTASTETSERLQRVLETI from the coding sequence GTGGAGAACGGATTATCGAGAACGTCATTGGGTGAATTTCTGCGTTCGCGCCGGGAACGCCTTACGCCGGAGGAGGTGGGGCTGGCATCCTATGGGCGGCGGCGGATTCCGGGGCTGCGGAGGGAAGAAGTGGCCCAGCTTGCCCATATCGGAACCTCATGGTACACCTCCCTGGAGCAAGGCCGGAGCGTCAATCCGTCAGAGGAAGTCCTTAATAATATAGCCAGAGCCTTGCGGCTAACAGAGGATGAACGCCAGCATCTGCATCTTCTTGCCAGACCGGTACAACAGAATGGGGAAGCGGATCAGCGCATTCCTGCGGGCATTGAGCGGATGATACAGGCGCTTGGTCCGCATCCGGCTTTTGTGCTGGGGAGGTATTGGGATGTGCTGATGTGGAATCAGGCGGCTGAGCTTGTATTCCGGTTACCTTCGTATGGGGATACGGCGACAGAGCGCATGAACTGGGTCAGGTATATTTTGACAGGGCTGGGGTCATCCGTAGAGGGCTCAGGAACCGGGGCCAAAGTTCTGATTGCCCAGTTTCGTGCGGATTACGCACGCTTCCCTGAGGATGAGAGGTTCAAGCAGCTCATAGAAGAGTTTATGCATAACAGCCAGCTTTTTCGCGAGATCTGGCCGCTTCATGAGGTTCAGGCTGTAGCAGACCACCACAAACGGAGATATGATCCCCGGATCGGCGAGATGGAATTCGAGCATGTGACCCTGCAGCCTCCGGGCAACCCGGACCTGAAGGTGATGATCTACACAGCTTCAACAGAGACAAGTGAACGGCTGCAGCGTGTGCTGGAGACTATATAG
- a CDS encoding VOC family protein → MNFASIRIITDDIDRLVEFYEQVTGMAAERPAPVFAEFVMPTCTLAIGHSKTAQLFGTGSVAAASNRTVIMEFRVDDVDAEYARLKPLVRDWVQEPTTMPWGNRSILFRDPDGNLVNLFQPVTEDAMKRFAARP, encoded by the coding sequence ATGAATTTCGCTTCGATACGTATTATTACTGACGACATCGATCGTCTGGTTGAGTTCTATGAGCAAGTGACAGGGATGGCGGCGGAGCGGCCTGCTCCTGTGTTTGCCGAATTTGTTATGCCTACATGCACCCTGGCCATCGGCCACTCCAAGACAGCGCAGCTATTCGGTACTGGTTCTGTAGCAGCGGCCAGTAACCGCACGGTCATCATGGAGTTCCGCGTCGATGATGTCGATGCTGAATATGCGCGCCTTAAGCCGCTTGTCAGGGATTGGGTACAAGAGCCAACCACGATGCCCTGGGGGAACCGTTCGATTCTGTTCCGTGATCCCGACGGCAACCTGGTGAACCTCTTTCAGCCGGTGACGGAGGATGCAATGAAACGGTTCGCTGCCAGACCTTGA
- a CDS encoding zinc-binding dehydrogenase, which produces MKAITLGPQGLQYTDHPDKRPEQGQVKVRLRTAGLNHRDLFIIAAASATEGAPGPIHPCVLGSDGAGVIEDTGEGVSGLSRGMEVIINPCLGWDRADEVPVVPDILGHPADGTFAEYVIVPEQNVVLKPAYLSWEEAGVLPLAALTAYRALFTRGDLKRGDHVLIPGIGGGVATFAALMAAAAGARVTVTSRSEAKRTEALQLPVNRVIDSNTRWRDELRNHPVDLILDSVGPATFEQYFEVIKPGGRIVMFGASSGDDLTIPARAIFFPQLQVLGTSIGSHEEFTAMLEFMEQHQIHPIMDSVYSLSETPLALQRMERAEQLGNIALRIG; this is translated from the coding sequence ATGAAGGCAATTACACTTGGACCGCAGGGTCTGCAATATACAGATCATCCGGACAAGCGTCCTGAACAGGGGCAGGTCAAGGTAAGGCTGCGAACAGCGGGACTCAATCACCGGGATTTGTTCATTATCGCTGCTGCTTCTGCTACAGAAGGCGCGCCGGGTCCGATTCATCCTTGTGTGCTGGGTTCAGACGGGGCGGGTGTTATTGAAGACACGGGTGAGGGGGTAAGCGGACTATCCCGGGGAATGGAAGTCATCATTAATCCCTGTCTCGGCTGGGACCGGGCGGATGAGGTGCCTGTGGTTCCTGATATATTAGGGCACCCTGCAGACGGGACCTTTGCGGAGTATGTAATTGTACCTGAGCAGAATGTTGTGCTTAAGCCAGCGTATCTCTCCTGGGAGGAAGCAGGTGTGTTACCCTTAGCAGCACTCACTGCATACCGGGCGTTATTTACCAGAGGGGACCTGAAACGGGGCGACCATGTGCTGATTCCCGGCATTGGCGGTGGAGTGGCTACGTTTGCTGCTCTAATGGCGGCAGCGGCTGGGGCACGGGTCACGGTTACGTCCAGAAGTGAAGCGAAGCGTACAGAGGCCCTGCAATTACCGGTTAATCGGGTTATAGACAGCAACACCCGTTGGCGGGATGAACTCAGGAACCATCCTGTAGACCTGATCCTGGATAGCGTAGGTCCGGCCACATTCGAGCAATACTTCGAGGTCATTAAGCCGGGCGGGAGAATTGTCATGTTCGGTGCCAGCTCAGGCGATGATCTGACCATTCCGGCCAGAGCCATATTCTTCCCGCAGCTTCAGGTGCTTGGAACATCCATAGGCAGCCATGAAGAGTTCACCGCGATGCTTGAGTTTATGGAGCAGCATCAGATACACCCTATCATGGATAGCGTGTATTCCTTATCGGAGACTCCGCTTGCCCTTCAGCGGATGGAACGCGCGGAGCAGCTGGGGAATATTGCGCTCAGGATAGGCTGA
- a CDS encoding radical SAM protein, with amino-acid sequence MNTRNGAGQNMIEKWFSYPVHMVWAVTNLCNAHCIHCSSSSGTCLPGELDQTRALQLIDELAEIGCIDLALSGGEPLFRPDIDQIIRHAVHHNMQVGLGTNGWGLNLERAKALRTLGLQRIQISLDGIGQTHDEVRGLKGLFNRVEHAIDASLESGLQTHICFTPHKENMHHTEQVIEFALAKGVHLFNLSQFVPVGRGSQSMDLLPEQWRSLAELWVHKREQLKGRMRFSSHLAQMALVDPALACQEGFRGCQAGLAQGYISADGWVTPCVMLPVKLGNVHERSLKEIWHSSEVIRQLRDRSNLSGNCGQCGIREKCGGCRGVAYGLYHDYLADDTHCWLHSVTESADRITV; translated from the coding sequence ATGAACACAAGAAACGGGGCTGGTCAAAATATGATAGAGAAATGGTTCAGCTATCCTGTACATATGGTCTGGGCGGTTACCAATTTGTGTAATGCCCACTGCATACACTGCTCGTCAAGCTCTGGAACCTGTCTTCCGGGAGAATTGGATCAGACACGCGCTTTGCAGTTAATTGACGAGCTGGCGGAAATAGGATGTATTGATTTAGCCTTGTCCGGAGGGGAGCCGTTGTTTCGGCCAGATATTGACCAGATTATTAGACATGCTGTTCATCATAATATGCAGGTCGGTCTGGGGACCAACGGCTGGGGTCTGAATCTGGAGAGAGCGAAGGCATTGAGGACCTTAGGACTTCAACGCATCCAGATTAGCCTTGACGGGATAGGCCAGACGCATGATGAAGTGAGAGGGCTGAAGGGCCTGTTTAATCGTGTGGAGCATGCCATTGATGCTTCTCTGGAGTCTGGACTTCAGACACATATCTGCTTCACTCCCCACAAAGAAAATATGCATCATACGGAGCAGGTTATTGAATTTGCCCTGGCCAAAGGGGTCCATTTGTTCAATCTGTCACAGTTTGTACCTGTTGGCAGGGGAAGTCAAAGCATGGATTTGCTCCCTGAGCAATGGAGATCTTTGGCCGAGCTGTGGGTGCATAAGCGGGAGCAGCTTAAAGGACGTATGAGGTTCAGCAGCCATTTGGCGCAAATGGCCTTGGTTGATCCCGCTCTAGCCTGCCAGGAGGGCTTCAGAGGCTGCCAAGCCGGGTTGGCGCAAGGGTATATTTCTGCAGATGGCTGGGTTACTCCCTGTGTTATGCTTCCGGTAAAGTTAGGAAATGTGCATGAACGGTCCCTGAAAGAGATTTGGCACAGCTCTGAGGTTATCCGGCAATTACGTGACCGGAGCAACCTGAGCGGAAATTGCGGTCAATGTGGAATCCGGGAAAAATGTGGGGGATGCCGCGGAGTTGCTTATGGCCTGTATCACGATTATTTAGCTGATGACACGCATTGTTGGCTGCATTCTGTAACAGAGTCTGCAGATCGCATCACAGTCTAA
- a CDS encoding YciI family protein: MSYVTRDEDIRYVILLSHATNEKMSLELIRAHVNHLRELDREGKLVLCGPFTDYAGGMVIIRASSREEAVSIAERDPYVLSGKENYELRTWELSHESNGHMGIVE; the protein is encoded by the coding sequence ATGAGCTATGTTACCAGAGATGAAGACATTCGGTATGTTATTTTGCTCAGCCATGCAACAAATGAAAAAATGAGTCTTGAACTTATTCGTGCCCATGTGAACCATTTACGGGAACTTGACCGGGAAGGGAAGCTGGTATTATGCGGGCCGTTTACGGATTATGCAGGCGGTATGGTCATTATCCGTGCATCGTCCAGAGAAGAAGCGGTAAGCATCGCAGAACGTGATCCGTATGTCCTATCGGGCAAAGAGAATTATGAACTGCGTACCTGGGAGTTGTCACATGAGAGTAACGGACATATGGGCATTGTTGAATAG
- a CDS encoding PqqD family protein: protein MPNFTSDTVLTLTSNIVTRKEENSKYVVYNPATDELHVLSRLAYTILKLCEQPARIDEITELVEESIPAFKCDQGRVEVNKLLHKLLKRGLLQAA from the coding sequence ATGCCGAATTTCACTTCAGATACGGTACTAACACTCACATCCAATATTGTTACCCGTAAAGAAGAAAATAGCAAGTATGTGGTGTACAACCCGGCAACAGATGAACTTCATGTGTTGTCACGTCTGGCCTATACCATACTAAAGCTGTGTGAGCAGCCTGCCCGAATTGATGAGATTACAGAGCTTGTTGAAGAATCCATTCCAGCCTTTAAGTGTGACCAGGGGCGAGTGGAAGTGAACAAATTACTTCACAAGCTATTGAAACGGGGTTTGCTTCAGGCAGCCTGA
- a CDS encoding MOSC domain-containing protein — MNIGKAESIEHEGKHILSAITKKPTKDRVFLSGLGLQGDEQANKIRHGGPHKAVCAYPEEYYPDWEQVLCRELPFGSFGENLTVQGMRESEVNIGDIFMWGEALLEVTQPRPPCHKLAKKFGYPQLPLLFQDLGKTGFLMRVLQEGWVSIESQFVCSKTHSSQISIKMVNEAMYKDVPNKELIMNILQVEALAPSVRTTLKLRLAGHYEDSTNRMQGM; from the coding sequence GTGAACATTGGAAAAGCTGAATCGATCGAACATGAGGGAAAGCACATATTGTCTGCGATTACAAAAAAGCCAACAAAGGATAGGGTCTTTTTATCCGGTCTAGGTCTGCAAGGTGACGAACAGGCGAATAAGATTAGGCATGGCGGACCACACAAAGCGGTTTGTGCTTATCCCGAGGAATATTACCCTGACTGGGAACAGGTGCTTTGCAGGGAACTCCCTTTTGGATCCTTCGGGGAAAATCTTACTGTACAGGGTATGAGGGAATCCGAGGTAAATATCGGCGATATTTTTATGTGGGGGGAAGCGTTGCTGGAGGTTACGCAGCCTCGCCCACCATGTCATAAGCTGGCTAAAAAGTTTGGGTACCCTCAACTGCCGCTTCTTTTTCAGGACCTGGGAAAAACCGGCTTTCTTATGCGTGTCCTGCAGGAGGGGTGGGTAAGTATTGAGAGCCAATTTGTTTGCTCTAAGACCCATTCATCTCAAATCTCTATTAAAATGGTCAATGAAGCCATGTACAAGGATGTACCGAATAAAGAGCTAATAATGAATATTCTACAGGTGGAGGCTTTAGCGCCAAGCGTTAGAACTACCTTGAAGTTAAGACTGGCAGGACATTATGAGGACTCTACCAACAGAATGCAAGGCATGTGA
- a CDS encoding MFS transporter: protein MRLTFSYFRRHDPILWIRVFGTGLCALTTFMIRPFLIFYISDKLGGTVLMPLLVVGLQPLAGILLSFWGGGLADQYGRKPVMLVSLAIQALSMFGFIFAESLWMLILISVLGGMGMPMFLPAANAQISDVVPEEKRAEAFALIHGAVNVGGALGPLLGLAVYLLNQNVIFVICSASFILFALLIWWKVPETRPEEILHSGKPEKTRSGRLLYREHKLLYLLTLCALPVGLLYSQVETTLPLHLKTNFSNASAIFAGLMTINSVVVILLMVWLPKKTENKSPQSMILLSYLLFAIVCLGYGFAASFFVLVVTELIFTVGEIIGIIHLQKYVSIAAPAGMRGRYNSIFGLYMQIPKILGPICFGLIFEHFGGGLMFSVIASLLVLCGGAIYQLIRKAQNQKFALMQQELHTETAV from the coding sequence ATGCGGCTTACGTTTTCTTATTTTAGACGGCATGACCCCATATTATGGATTAGGGTATTTGGAACCGGCTTATGTGCATTAACTACATTTATGATCCGGCCTTTTCTCATTTTTTATATCTCGGATAAGCTTGGTGGAACAGTATTGATGCCCCTGCTGGTGGTTGGTCTTCAACCGCTGGCGGGAATTCTGCTAAGTTTTTGGGGCGGAGGGCTTGCTGACCAGTATGGGCGTAAGCCGGTCATGCTTGTATCATTAGCTATTCAGGCTTTATCCATGTTTGGTTTTATATTTGCTGAATCCCTGTGGATGCTGATTCTGATTTCTGTACTTGGGGGTATGGGGATGCCAATGTTTCTTCCGGCAGCAAATGCCCAGATTTCTGACGTTGTTCCTGAAGAGAAACGGGCGGAGGCTTTTGCCCTTATTCATGGTGCAGTCAATGTTGGTGGTGCACTGGGTCCCTTGCTGGGCTTGGCTGTGTACCTGTTGAATCAGAATGTTATCTTTGTGATTTGTTCGGCTTCTTTTATTTTGTTTGCTTTGCTCATTTGGTGGAAGGTGCCGGAGACACGGCCGGAGGAGATTCTGCATTCCGGTAAGCCTGAAAAAACCCGCTCAGGCAGACTTCTATACCGTGAGCACAAATTATTGTACCTGCTGACCCTATGCGCGCTTCCTGTGGGATTACTGTACTCTCAAGTGGAAACTACTCTTCCTTTGCATCTGAAGACAAACTTTTCTAATGCATCTGCCATCTTTGCCGGCCTGATGACGATTAATTCCGTCGTTGTCATTCTGCTTATGGTTTGGTTGCCGAAGAAGACTGAAAATAAATCACCACAGTCTATGATTTTGCTAAGTTATCTGCTGTTTGCAATTGTATGTCTGGGTTATGGATTTGCTGCCTCATTCTTTGTACTGGTGGTCACGGAGCTGATTTTTACCGTAGGCGAAATCATAGGCATCATCCACTTGCAAAAGTATGTTTCCATTGCTGCCCCTGCAGGGATGCGAGGGAGATATAACTCTATCTTTGGCTTATATATGCAAATCCCGAAAATCCTCGGTCCCATCTGCTTCGGTCTGATCTTTGAACACTTTGGCGGGGGGCTGATGTTTTCGGTGATCGCCAGTCTGTTAGTTCTTTGTGGGGGCGCGATCTATCAGCTAATTCGTAAGGCACAGAATCAGAAATTCGCTCTAATGCAACAGGAGCTGCACACGGAAACAGCAGTTTAA
- a CDS encoding NAD(P)-dependent oxidoreductase, whose amino-acid sequence MKIFVTGATGKVGSRLVPRLLQRGHQVTLLVRDASRVEELCQQGAECVDGDLLQPESYLEALRGNDVVVHLAAQFRGVDEQTTRTANIDGAVALALASLDADVPRFVFASTNHVYGPGDHSRPSREEDELRPAFAYPQSKAEAEAALLALHREQGLGLRIVRFPFIYGERDPHIAEVLPYFSQWNPARRIHMAHHADISQALMLAAFTPGIDGRIYNVADDAPISVAEMLQLHQAEPSPEALQQPYDPWDMIVDTSRIRDELHYRPIYPSFYTARDAGAL is encoded by the coding sequence ATGAAGATTTTTGTTACCGGAGCAACAGGTAAGGTAGGAAGCCGCCTGGTTCCTCGCCTGCTCCAGCGCGGACATCAGGTTACGCTGCTGGTCAGGGATGCGTCCAGGGTAGAGGAGCTTTGCCAGCAAGGAGCTGAATGTGTCGATGGTGACCTTCTGCAGCCGGAAAGTTACCTTGAGGCACTGCGGGGTAATGACGTTGTGGTGCACTTGGCCGCCCAGTTCCGGGGCGTGGATGAGCAGACCACCCGAACAGCCAATATTGATGGAGCTGTGGCCTTGGCCCTTGCGTCGCTGGATGCAGATGTGCCAAGGTTCGTATTCGCAAGCACTAACCACGTCTACGGACCGGGAGATCATTCGCGGCCCAGCCGGGAGGAGGATGAGCTCCGGCCTGCTTTTGCTTATCCCCAGAGCAAGGCGGAGGCTGAAGCAGCACTGCTGGCTCTCCACCGTGAACAGGGCTTAGGGCTGCGCATTGTAAGGTTTCCCTTCATCTATGGTGAACGCGATCCCCATATCGCGGAGGTTCTGCCCTACTTCAGCCAATGGAACCCGGCCAGACGCATTCATATGGCTCATCATGCGGATATCAGTCAGGCGCTGATGCTCGCCGCCTTCACACCGGGAATCGATGGACGAATCTATAATGTGGCTGACGATGCGCCGATCTCCGTTGCCGAGATGCTTCAGCTTCATCAGGCCGAGCCCTCGCCGGAAGCCTTGCAGCAGCCATATGATCCATGGGATATGATTGTCGATACCTCACGGATCAGAGACGAGCTGCATTACCGGCCGATCTATCCTTCGTTCTATACGGCAAGAGATGCAGGGGCATTATAA